From the candidate division KSB1 bacterium genome, one window contains:
- a CDS encoding ABC transporter ATP-binding protein, producing MVLFKLKKYLQKYKKEYAFGFFVLLMHAITSAAVPYLLKDPIDILNEVGADQSFYNSILKFISVATLASIFLFYKRKVLIEISRKIEYDIRNDYFSHLQKLSLEFYHRSRTGDIMARGTNDINAVRNVLGPGIMYSSFTILFTTFAVIMMISIDLKLTLIALTPFPIVAFAVNRIVKKMFRLSDRVQSIFSDVTAKVEENFSGIRVIKAYRQEKYQIKQFNKINQEYLRNNLQLSKWRGLMFASITLLTGSAFAIIIYFGGRSVISQQITLGEFVAFYTYLTSLIWPMIAIGWVMNIFQMGAASLVRINRIMAEEPGIKDTEETNQQITTIPGSISFQHVSFKYENSENDAISDIHFKIKEGSLVAIVGGTGSGKSTLVNLIARLYDPGKGKILFGDHEIRSVPLNILRENIGLVPQEDFLFSETIAANIAFGNGEKTSRELEEIAKSVHIAHEIDTFTDQYDTLLGERGINLSGGQKQRVAIARAALGRPKILILDDALSAVDTITERKILNNLKTQFFGVTKIIVSHRVTTLTDSDLILVLDEGRIIESGDHKSLLALDGKYADLYYKQLIEEELERIA from the coding sequence TTGGTATTATTTAAGCTTAAGAAATATCTGCAAAAATATAAGAAGGAATACGCTTTTGGCTTTTTTGTCCTTTTAATGCACGCAATTACTTCAGCTGCAGTTCCATACTTACTAAAAGATCCTATCGATATTCTGAATGAGGTCGGGGCTGATCAATCTTTTTACAATTCAATACTCAAATTCATCTCCGTTGCCACTCTGGCCAGTATTTTTCTTTTTTATAAAAGAAAAGTCCTAATCGAAATCTCCAGGAAAATTGAGTATGATATCAGGAATGATTATTTTTCTCACCTGCAAAAGCTTTCTCTTGAATTCTACCACCGAAGCCGTACCGGGGATATCATGGCCCGTGGCACTAATGATATCAATGCGGTGAGGAATGTTTTGGGACCGGGAATCATGTATTCCTCATTTACTATCTTATTTACGACTTTCGCAGTAATCATGATGATTAGCATCGACTTAAAGCTAACTTTAATTGCTCTCACACCATTTCCGATTGTTGCATTTGCAGTCAATCGCATTGTAAAAAAAATGTTTCGCTTATCTGATCGTGTTCAATCAATTTTCTCAGATGTTACGGCAAAAGTAGAAGAAAATTTTTCCGGGATTCGGGTGATCAAGGCATATCGCCAGGAAAAATATCAAATCAAACAATTTAATAAAATTAATCAGGAATATTTGAGAAACAATCTGCAACTCTCCAAATGGAGAGGATTGATGTTCGCGAGTATTACCTTGCTGACGGGATCTGCATTCGCAATCATAATTTATTTTGGCGGAAGGAGTGTCATATCTCAACAGATTACTTTGGGAGAGTTTGTTGCGTTTTATACTTATCTGACTTCCTTGATATGGCCGATGATAGCAATTGGTTGGGTAATGAATATCTTTCAAATGGGCGCTGCATCTTTAGTCAGGATAAATAGAATTATGGCAGAAGAACCCGGGATAAAAGATACAGAAGAAACCAATCAACAAATTACCACAATACCCGGTTCAATTTCGTTTCAACATGTATCCTTCAAATACGAAAACAGCGAAAATGATGCCATAAGTGATATTCATTTCAAGATAAAGGAAGGTTCTCTCGTTGCCATAGTTGGCGGCACCGGTTCCGGGAAATCAACACTTGTTAATTTAATTGCACGATTATACGATCCGGGAAAAGGCAAAATTCTTTTTGGTGATCACGAAATCCGAAGCGTTCCTCTTAACATCCTGCGAGAAAATATAGGATTAGTGCCCCAGGAAGATTTCCTTTTTTCCGAAACCATTGCAGCTAATATTGCTTTTGGCAATGGCGAAAAGACAAGTAGAGAATTAGAGGAAATAGCTAAATCTGTTCATATCGCACATGAAATTGATACGTTCACAGACCAATACGATACATTGCTGGGTGAGCGTGGTATTAATCTCTCCGGTGGACAGAAACAAAGAGTTGCCATTGCCAGGGCTGCGTTGGGTCGTCCAAAAATATTAATTTTGGATGATGCTCTTTCAGCTGTGGACACAATTACCGAGAGAAAAATTCTGAATAATCTCAAGACTCAATTTTTCGGTGTTACTAAAATCATCGTATCCCATCGGGTGACTACTTTAACAGATTCGGACTTAATTTTAGTACTGGATGAGGGTAGGATTATCGAAAGTGGAGATCATAAATCCCTTTTAGCACTGGATGGAAAATATGCGGATCTTTATTACAAACAATTGATTGAGGAGGAATTAGAAAGAATTGCGTAA
- a CDS encoding mannose-1-phosphate guanylyltransferase, which produces MFIVIMAGGSGKRFWPKSKEAKPKQFLPILDSKTMIQSTVERLIPLVDSDDIYYVLNYQQKDVLLEQISNIPDKNIILEPTGKNTAPCIGLAAIHLKQKNPDDVMIVLPADHFIKDEERFRESLLIAEKIAIEYDSLVTLGIKPDYPATGYGYIQCNEKIKEVSGVSIYKVKTFAEKPQYETAKQFLQSGDFLWNSGIFIWKVSTILKVIQNLLPELYSSMEKLETHINSNNYYTHLEKIYRQIRSISIDYGVMEYAKNVSVLKCEFGWNDVGSWDEVYNLSPKDKNGNTIIENGLTMDCKNCYIDSDSDLIAVLGVDDLVVVKSENSILICKKDKTQDVKELVDKIKRKELDQYL; this is translated from the coding sequence ATGTTTATTGTAATTATGGCGGGGGGAAGCGGAAAGAGGTTTTGGCCTAAAAGTAAAGAAGCGAAACCCAAACAATTTTTACCCATACTCGATTCAAAAACCATGATCCAATCAACAGTGGAACGGTTAATTCCGCTTGTAGACTCTGATGATATTTATTATGTATTAAATTACCAGCAAAAAGATGTTCTACTGGAGCAAATAAGCAATATTCCGGATAAAAATATAATCCTGGAACCTACCGGAAAAAATACAGCGCCATGCATTGGATTAGCGGCGATCCACTTAAAACAAAAGAATCCCGATGACGTTATGATAGTTCTCCCAGCAGATCATTTCATTAAGGATGAAGAAAGATTTCGAGAATCGTTGTTAATCGCTGAAAAGATAGCGATTGAATATGATTCTTTGGTGACATTAGGAATAAAACCCGACTACCCAGCGACCGGGTACGGATATATTCAATGCAACGAAAAGATCAAAGAGGTTTCCGGGGTTTCGATTTATAAAGTTAAAACTTTTGCAGAAAAACCACAATATGAAACTGCCAAACAATTTTTGCAAAGCGGCGATTTTTTATGGAACAGCGGCATATTCATTTGGAAAGTTTCTACTATACTAAAAGTAATTCAAAATTTATTACCGGAACTCTACTCTTCAATGGAAAAATTAGAGACCCACATAAATTCGAACAATTATTACACACATCTTGAAAAGATTTACCGCCAAATAAGAAGTATTTCAATTGATTATGGTGTAATGGAATATGCAAAAAATGTATCCGTTCTTAAATGCGAATTTGGCTGGAATGATGTTGGTAGTTGGGATGAAGTTTACAATCTTTCGCCCAAAGATAAAAACGGGAATACAATCATTGAAAATGGATTAACAATGGATTGTAAAAACTGCTATATAGATTCTGATTCCGATTTAATCGCCGTTTTAGGGGTTGATGACCTGGTTGTGGTAAAATCGGAAAATTCAATCCTGATTTGCAAAAAAGACAAAACTCAAGACGTTAAAGAATTGGTAGATAAAATAAAACGCAAAGAACTCGATCAATATTTGTAG
- a CDS encoding PTS sugar transporter subunit IIA, producing the protein MNIDEFLGYFKEEFFIKDLKSKSKNDILEEMVNHIADQSTLKDSTLILEMLKRREEIGSTGIGHGIAIPHGRTISVPDLITVYGKSANSIEFDAIDKKPVNMVFMIIAPPQEQSNTYLPFLGKLVDILNSKKVRKELINANTFEEFTLALAGGF; encoded by the coding sequence ATGAACATAGATGAGTTTCTTGGCTATTTTAAAGAAGAATTTTTTATTAAAGATTTAAAATCGAAATCAAAAAATGATATATTAGAGGAAATGGTCAACCATATTGCTGACCAAAGCACTCTAAAAGATAGTACATTGATTTTGGAAATGTTAAAAAGAAGGGAAGAAATCGGCAGTACTGGAATAGGGCATGGAATTGCCATTCCGCATGGGCGAACTATCTCAGTACCAGATTTGATAACTGTTTATGGAAAGTCTGCTAATAGCATTGAATTTGATGCGATCGACAAAAAGCCAGTGAACATGGTATTTATGATTATTGCACCCCCCCAGGAACAATCAAATACTTATCTCCCGTTTTTAGGCAAATTGGTTGATATTTTGAATTCAAAAAAAGTACGGAAAGAATTAATCAATGCAAACACTTTTGAGGAATTCACACTAGCTCTTGCAGGAGGGTTTTAA